In a single window of the Gadus macrocephalus chromosome 6, ASM3116895v1 genome:
- the LOC132458999 gene encoding mannosyl-oligosaccharide 1,2-alpha-mannosidase IA-like, producing the protein MATRLSDRYYILRPEVVESYMYMWRLTHDPKYRQWGWEAVEALEQHCRVESGFSGIRDVYTTTVGHDNMQQSFFLSETLKYLYLLFSDDDLLSLDDWVFNTEAHPLPVVRSGCLLDDAEQHKTATS; encoded by the exons ATGGCCACGCGGCTCAGCGACCGCTACTACATCCTGCGCCCCGAGGTGGTGGAGAGCTACATGTACATGTGGCGCCTGACCCACGACCCCAAGTACCGGCAGTGGGGCTGGGAGGCCGTGGAG GCTCTGGAGCAGCACTGTAGGGTGGAGTCAGGCTTCTCAGGGATCCGAGACGTCTACACCACCACCGTGGGCCACGACAACATGCAGCAGAGCTTCTTCCTGTCCGAGACGCTCAA gtatcTGTACCTGCTGTTCTCAGACGACGACCTCCTCTCATTGGACGACTGGGTGTTCAACACGGAGGCCCACCCCCTGCCGGTGGTCCGCAGCGGCTGCTTATTGGACGACGCAGAACAGCACAAGACCGCCACCTCGTAA